One window of the Chanos chanos chromosome 11, fChaCha1.1, whole genome shotgun sequence genome contains the following:
- the lrpap1 gene encoding alpha-2-macroglobulin receptor-associated protein — MKPRVFFLLVCAAVGAVASKYSREVNEQKPSSDSKTVEFRIAKLNQVWEKALRMQLSPGRQAELHSDLKLQEKDELHWKKLKAEGLDENGEREAKLRRNFNIILAKYGMDGKKDTRTMESNSLKDHDVKEGDTFDDPRLDKLWNKAKTSGKFSEEELQSLRREFQHHKDKIHEYNLIMDTVSRTEEIHKNVIAPLEGEAKEHVLHQKHSDLKQKMRDLNQGFERLRKLSHEGFSDDSEFREPRVIELWEMARRANLSDDELDSLKEELKHFENKVEKHQHYLEQLELSHQKLKHVEALGDEEHIMRNKEKYNNMAEKTREMGYKMKKHMQDLTNKISKSGLNHNEL; from the exons ATGAAACCGCGCGTTTTTTTCTTACTGGTTTGCGCTGCCGTTGGAGCAGTGGCTAGTAAATATTCTAGAGAAGTGAATGAACAAAAGCCGTCAAGTGATAGCAAAACAGTGGAATTTAGGATTGCCAAACTCAATCAGGTCTGGGAAAAGGCTTTACGG ATGCAGCTGTCCCCAGGACGACAGGCAGAACTCCACAGCGACCTGAAGCTGCAAGAGAAAGACGAACTCCACTGGAAGAAGTTGAAGGCCGAAGGACTGGAcgaaaacggagagagagaggccaaactCAGACGGAACTTCAACA TAATTCTTGCCAAGTATGGAATGGATGGAAAGAAAGACACCAGAACTATGGAAAGCAACAGCCTGAAAGACCATGATGTGAAGGAAGGCGACACATTTGATGACCCAAGACTGGACAAACTGTGGAACAAG GCCAAAACTTCCGGAAAGTTCTCCGAGGAGGAGCTGCAGAGCCTGCGTCGAGAATTCCAGCATCACAAGGACAAGATCCACGAGTACAACCTCATCATGGACACAGTCAGCAGAACGGAAG AGATCCATAAAAACGTGATCGCCCCTCTGGAGGGGGAGGCGAAGGAGCACGTTCTTCATCAGAAGCACTCGGACCTGAAGCAGAAGATGAGGGACCTGAATCAGGGCTTCGAGCGCCTCCGTAAACTCAGCCACGAGGGTTTCAGCGACGACAGCG AGTTTCGGGAGCCCAGAGTGATTGAACTGTGGGAGATGGCTAGAAGAGCTAACCTCAGCGACGATGAGCTTGACTCtctgaaa GAGGAGCTGAAACACTTTGAGAACAAGGTGGAGAAACATCAGCATTACCTGGAGCAGCTGGAACTCTCCCACCAGAAACTCAAACACGTGGAGGCCCTGGGAGACGAGGAGCATATCATGAGAAATAAGGAGAAATACAACAACATGGCCGAGAAAACCAGAGAAATGGGATACAAG atGAAGAAACACATGCAGGACTTGACGAACAAGATCTCAAAAAGCGGGCTGAACCACAATGAGCTCTAA